In one Magallana gigas chromosome 7, xbMagGiga1.1, whole genome shotgun sequence genomic region, the following are encoded:
- the LOC105347197 gene encoding epsin-2 isoform X2 encodes MSNMPPLRRTLKNVVKNYSEAQVKVREATSNDPWGPSSTLMGEIADLTYNVVAFTEIMQMIWKRLNDHGKNWRHVYKSLVLLDYIIKTGSEKVAGQCKENIYAIQTLRDFQHREDNKDQGMNVREKAKQLVALLKDDERLRNERAKALKAKERFAQNAMGIGSNDKVRYGAGSPSLQTSSGGYSDPYGGAGTTTTTTTNGESTRQRRNSTDVEYARPSSVGEEEIQLQLALAMSKEEHDESIKKQKSDDIKLQIAIEESRKQADETKPQSTGLLDLDSPRSQPSDPWGAPMTQPPAPPTDPWGAPLPAPPGQKHHPPVPAPTASPPPSDPWGSPAKPASSSQGDPWGMPMPSNSPPPQSNPAPAAGDPWGTPVPSSGASASSPWGGSPVPTQQAGFGGFDSGTSSMTNGGTKANVDDDFDLLSSRVTTESPAKADVTDNLDLLGTTSSSDPWNLDNMNKSLPSEQQQQLKHRKTPQDFLGENANLVNLDQLVTKNESAGNNPFASGVSNPFELQQQQNPQRMTLNQLQSTAYNTGFSQTSSSGLLPQPLVPTAGMPQPQQQGYNPFL; translated from the exons ATGTCGAATATGCCACCATTGCGCCGCACATTGAAAAATGTGGTAAAGAACTATTCAGAAGCACAGGTGAAAGTAAGGGAAGCCACATCCAATGATCCATGGGGACCTTCTAGTACTTTAATGGGTGAAATTGCAGACTTGACATACAATGTGGTGGCTTTTACAGAAATAATGCAAATGATTTGGAAAAGACTGAATGACCATGGAAAAAACTGGCGTCATGTGTACAAGTCATTGGTATTATTGGACTACATCATTAAAACTGGCAGTGAAAAGGTGGCAGGGCAGTGTAAAGAAAATATCTACGCCATTCAGACATTGCGAGACTTTCAGCATCGGGAGGATAACAAGGATCAAGGAATGAACGTAAGGGAGAAAGCTAAACAGCTGGTTGCACTGTTAAAAGACGATGAACGGTTGCGCAATGAGAGGGCTAAAGCCCTTAAAGCTAAGGAGAGATTTGCACAAAATGCAATGGGAATAGGAAGTAATGACAAG GTTCGATATGGAGCAGGCAGTCCTAGTTTACAGACATCATCTGGGGGGTACTCAGATCCATATGGAGGGGCTggaacaacaacaacaacaacaactaaTG GTGAATCTACTAGACAACGCAGAAATTCCACAGACGTTGAATATGCGCGACCCTCATCTGTTGGTGAAGAAGAAATTCAGCTGCAGTTAGCTTTAGCCATGAGCAAAGAAGAACACGATGAGTCGATTAAAAAGCAGAAGTCAGATGACATCAAGTTACAGATAGCCATTGAGGAAAGCAGGAAACAGGCAGATGAG ACTAAACCTCAGTCAACCGGACTCTTAGACTTGGATTCTCCAAGGTCTCAGCCTTCAGACCCATGGGGAGCCCCAATGACACAGCCACCTGCACCTCCAACAGACCCTTGGGGAGCCCCCCTCCCAGCACCTCCTGGACAGAAGCACCATCCCCCTGTACCGGCCCCTACAGCGTCTCCTCCCCCTTCAGATCCCTGGGGGTCACCTGCCAAACCTGCATCCTCCAGCCAGGGTGATCCATGGGGAATGCCAATGCCCTCAAACTCACCTCCTCCACAATCGAATCCTG CACCAGCAGCTGGAGACCCTTGGGGAACCCCTGTGCCCTCATCGGGGGCCTCGGCCAGTTCTCCTTGGGGAGGGTCCCCAGTACCAACTCAACAGGCAGGCTTTGGTGGGTTTGATTCAGGGACAAGTTCAATGACAAATGGAGGCACTAAGGCTAATGTTGATGATGACTTTGACTTGTTAAGTTCTCGGGTCACCACAGAATCTCCTGCAAAAGCAGATGTTACAGATAATTTGGATCTCCTAGGAA CTACTAGCTCCTCAGATCCATGGAACCTTGATAACATGAATAAGAGTCTGCCATCTGAACAACAGCAGCAGTTGAAACATAGAAAAACGCCCCAAGATTTCTTGGGAGAAAATGCAAACTTAGTGAATTTAGATCAACTTGTCACAAAAAATGAATCTGCAG GAAATAATCCATTTGCCAGTGGAGTATCTAATCCGTTTGAACTGCAGCAACAGCAAAATCCCCAAAGAATGACATTGAACCAGCTGCAGTCCACAGCTTACAACACAGGCTTCAGTCAAACCAGCTCTAGTGGACTGCTACCTCAACCCCTGGTCCCCACTGCTGGCATGCCTCAGCCCCAACAACAAGGATACAACCCATTTTTATGA
- the LOC105347197 gene encoding epsin-2 isoform X1, translated as MSNMPPLRRTLKNVVKNYSEAQVKVREATSNDPWGPSSTLMGEIADLTYNVVAFTEIMQMIWKRLNDHGKNWRHVYKSLVLLDYIIKTGSEKVAGQCKENIYAIQTLRDFQHREDNKDQGMNVREKAKQLVALLKDDERLRNERAKALKAKERFAQNAMGIGSNDKVRYGAGSPSLQTSSGGYSDPYGGAGTTTTTTTNGESTRQRRNSTDVEYARPSSVGEEEIQLQLALAMSKEEHDESIKKQKSDDIKLQIAIEESRKQADEERRKASTKPQSTGLLDLDSPRSQPSDPWGAPMTQPPAPPTDPWGAPLPAPPGQKHHPPVPAPTASPPPSDPWGSPAKPASSSQGDPWGMPMPSNSPPPQSNPAPAAGDPWGTPVPSSGASASSPWGGSPVPTQQAGFGGFDSGTSSMTNGGTKANVDDDFDLLSSRVTTESPAKADVTDNLDLLGTTSSSDPWNLDNMNKSLPSEQQQQLKHRKTPQDFLGENANLVNLDQLVTKNESAGNNPFASGVSNPFELQQQQNPQRMTLNQLQSTAYNTGFSQTSSSGLLPQPLVPTAGMPQPQQQGYNPFL; from the exons ATGTCGAATATGCCACCATTGCGCCGCACATTGAAAAATGTGGTAAAGAACTATTCAGAAGCACAGGTGAAAGTAAGGGAAGCCACATCCAATGATCCATGGGGACCTTCTAGTACTTTAATGGGTGAAATTGCAGACTTGACATACAATGTGGTGGCTTTTACAGAAATAATGCAAATGATTTGGAAAAGACTGAATGACCATGGAAAAAACTGGCGTCATGTGTACAAGTCATTGGTATTATTGGACTACATCATTAAAACTGGCAGTGAAAAGGTGGCAGGGCAGTGTAAAGAAAATATCTACGCCATTCAGACATTGCGAGACTTTCAGCATCGGGAGGATAACAAGGATCAAGGAATGAACGTAAGGGAGAAAGCTAAACAGCTGGTTGCACTGTTAAAAGACGATGAACGGTTGCGCAATGAGAGGGCTAAAGCCCTTAAAGCTAAGGAGAGATTTGCACAAAATGCAATGGGAATAGGAAGTAATGACAAG GTTCGATATGGAGCAGGCAGTCCTAGTTTACAGACATCATCTGGGGGGTACTCAGATCCATATGGAGGGGCTggaacaacaacaacaacaacaactaaTG GTGAATCTACTAGACAACGCAGAAATTCCACAGACGTTGAATATGCGCGACCCTCATCTGTTGGTGAAGAAGAAATTCAGCTGCAGTTAGCTTTAGCCATGAGCAAAGAAGAACACGATGAGTCGATTAAAAAGCAGAAGTCAGATGACATCAAGTTACAGATAGCCATTGAGGAAAGCAGGAAACAGGCAGATGAG GAAAGGAGAAAAGCTTCA ACTAAACCTCAGTCAACCGGACTCTTAGACTTGGATTCTCCAAGGTCTCAGCCTTCAGACCCATGGGGAGCCCCAATGACACAGCCACCTGCACCTCCAACAGACCCTTGGGGAGCCCCCCTCCCAGCACCTCCTGGACAGAAGCACCATCCCCCTGTACCGGCCCCTACAGCGTCTCCTCCCCCTTCAGATCCCTGGGGGTCACCTGCCAAACCTGCATCCTCCAGCCAGGGTGATCCATGGGGAATGCCAATGCCCTCAAACTCACCTCCTCCACAATCGAATCCTG CACCAGCAGCTGGAGACCCTTGGGGAACCCCTGTGCCCTCATCGGGGGCCTCGGCCAGTTCTCCTTGGGGAGGGTCCCCAGTACCAACTCAACAGGCAGGCTTTGGTGGGTTTGATTCAGGGACAAGTTCAATGACAAATGGAGGCACTAAGGCTAATGTTGATGATGACTTTGACTTGTTAAGTTCTCGGGTCACCACAGAATCTCCTGCAAAAGCAGATGTTACAGATAATTTGGATCTCCTAGGAA CTACTAGCTCCTCAGATCCATGGAACCTTGATAACATGAATAAGAGTCTGCCATCTGAACAACAGCAGCAGTTGAAACATAGAAAAACGCCCCAAGATTTCTTGGGAGAAAATGCAAACTTAGTGAATTTAGATCAACTTGTCACAAAAAATGAATCTGCAG GAAATAATCCATTTGCCAGTGGAGTATCTAATCCGTTTGAACTGCAGCAACAGCAAAATCCCCAAAGAATGACATTGAACCAGCTGCAGTCCACAGCTTACAACACAGGCTTCAGTCAAACCAGCTCTAGTGGACTGCTACCTCAACCCCTGGTCCCCACTGCTGGCATGCCTCAGCCCCAACAACAAGGATACAACCCATTTTTATGA